The genomic DNA TATGAGTTCAGCTTGGACGACAAATTAAACATATAAAGGAGATTTACCTATGCCTACAATAACCATCGACGGAAAAGAGTACGATTCAGAAACCATATCAGACGAAGCCAAGGCCCAGCTGGCCTCAATCCAGTTTGTAGACCGCAAAATAGCCGAGCTTAAGGCTGAGGTTGCGGCTATGCAGACTGCACGGAATGGCTATGCACGGGCTTTATCTGAGATGCTGAACAAAGAGTAAAGATATTAGCCCGTATGCTTACAAGGTATGCGGGCTTTACTTAC from Desulfonatronovibrio magnus includes the following:
- a CDS encoding DUF6447 family protein, whose protein sequence is MPTITIDGKEYDSETISDEAKAQLASIQFVDRKIAELKAEVAAMQTARNGYARALSEMLNKE